One region of Terriglobales bacterium genomic DNA includes:
- the amrB gene encoding AmmeMemoRadiSam system protein B: MATFIRPPAVAGRFYPDNPQTLAEDIRGYTAVHGEKLRALGCVVPHAGYMFSGHVAGAVYARLQLPKRFIILCPNHTGMGKPLAIMSQGEWTTPFGNSTIDSAMADALKQNFPQLAEDIVAHHAEHALEVQLPFLQLLARAFTFVPIAVGVGQFEILEALGQVIARTIAQEDPPPLIISSSDMNHYESDSITRVKDRKAIEKILALDAPGLFEVVGRENISMCGYAPTVAMLTAAKLLGARQAQLIKYATSGDISGDRELVVGYAGIAVT, encoded by the coding sequence ATGGCCACTTTCATCCGGCCTCCGGCCGTTGCAGGACGTTTTTATCCTGACAATCCGCAAACCCTGGCCGAAGACATCCGCGGCTACACCGCCGTCCATGGAGAAAAGCTGCGCGCTCTCGGATGCGTGGTTCCGCATGCGGGGTACATGTTCTCCGGACACGTTGCCGGGGCGGTGTACGCGCGGCTGCAACTTCCAAAGCGATTCATCATTCTCTGTCCGAATCACACCGGCATGGGCAAGCCGCTGGCGATCATGAGCCAGGGCGAATGGACCACGCCCTTCGGCAACTCGACCATCGATTCCGCGATGGCGGACGCGCTCAAACAAAATTTTCCGCAGCTCGCCGAAGATATCGTCGCACACCATGCCGAGCACGCCTTGGAAGTGCAGTTGCCATTCCTGCAGCTGCTGGCGCGGGCCTTTACTTTTGTGCCGATCGCGGTAGGAGTTGGACAGTTCGAGATCCTGGAGGCGCTGGGCCAAGTGATCGCTCGCACCATCGCTCAGGAAGATCCTCCCCCACTGATCATTTCTTCCAGCGACATGAATCACTACGAGTCGGACAGCATTACCCGCGTCAAGGACCGCAAGGCGATTGAGAAGATTCTTGCTCTGGATGCTCCCGGTCTGTTCGAAGTGGTTGGCCGGGAAAACATCAGCATGTGCGGCTACGCCCCAACTGTGGCCATGCTGACCGCCGCAAAGCTGCTTGGCGCTCGCCAAGCGCAGCTCATCAAGTACGCCACTTCCGGCGACATTTCCGGCGATCGCGAATTAGTGGTTGGATACGCGGGAATCGCGGTGACCTGA
- the ruvC gene encoding crossover junction endodeoxyribonuclease RuvC, giving the protein MRVLGIDCGGESTGYGVVEQDAAGELRHITCGAVRLNPKKPLPERLQQIFTELREIIERHQPDTVAIEDVFYAVNVKSALKLGQVRGVAMLAAASCGLQVAEYAPLSIKSAVVGYGKADKSQVQQMVTRLLRLEAAPEPQDASDALAIAICHLHTSATLMRHAAPSRS; this is encoded by the coding sequence ATGCGGGTGCTGGGGATTGATTGCGGCGGCGAATCCACCGGTTACGGGGTGGTGGAACAGGATGCGGCCGGCGAGTTGCGGCACATCACTTGCGGCGCCGTTCGCCTGAACCCCAAAAAGCCGCTCCCGGAACGATTGCAGCAGATCTTCACCGAACTGCGCGAGATCATCGAGCGGCACCAGCCGGACACGGTGGCAATCGAGGACGTGTTTTACGCTGTGAACGTGAAATCAGCGCTCAAGCTGGGGCAAGTGCGAGGCGTTGCCATGCTGGCGGCGGCTTCGTGCGGATTGCAGGTCGCGGAATATGCGCCGCTGTCCATCAAGTCGGCAGTTGTGGGCTACGGAAAGGCTGACAAATCGCAAGTGCAGCAGATGGTCACGCGCCTGCTGCGCTTGGAGGCAGCGCCGGAACCACAAGACGCCTCCGATGCTCTGGCCATTGCCATCTGCCATCTGCACACCTCGGCGACGCTGATGCGCCATGCCGCGCCGAGCCGGAGCTGA
- a CDS encoding GNAT family protein, which translates to MRPTILEGNGIRLEPLTEEHADSLAAAASDGRLWELWYTSVPAPDGAQAYIAEALKGQRDGHMLPWVVRDLKSGAIIGTTRYHDIVPAMDRVEIGYTWYAQSYQRTHVNTTCKLLLLAHAFDKLACQVVGLRTDRFNFRSQRAIEMLGAKKDGVIRHFGLRRDGSVRDSVMYSILAAEWPDVRRHLELRRTRLEAAGLK; encoded by the coding sequence GTGCGGCCCACCATTCTCGAGGGCAACGGCATCCGACTGGAGCCCCTGACTGAAGAACACGCCGACTCTTTGGCGGCCGCCGCCAGCGATGGCCGGTTGTGGGAGTTGTGGTACACCAGCGTTCCCGCTCCCGACGGCGCCCAGGCTTACATAGCCGAAGCCCTCAAAGGCCAGCGTGACGGTCACATGCTCCCATGGGTTGTGCGCGACTTAAAGAGCGGCGCCATTATCGGCACCACCCGCTATCACGATATCGTTCCTGCCATGGACCGGGTTGAGATCGGGTATACCTGGTACGCGCAAAGTTATCAGCGGACGCACGTCAACACCACTTGCAAACTGCTGCTGCTGGCGCATGCGTTCGATAAGCTCGCCTGTCAGGTCGTGGGCTTGCGGACCGACCGCTTCAACTTTCGATCGCAGCGCGCAATTGAAATGCTCGGCGCAAAAAAAGACGGCGTCATACGACACTTTGGACTTCGGCGCGACGGCAGCGTTCGGGATTCTGTGATGTACAGCATCCTCGCCGCGGAATGGCCCGATGTCCGGCGCCACCTCGAGTTGCGGCGCACCCGGCTCGAAGCGGCGGGGTTGAAGTAA
- the rsmA gene encoding 16S rRNA (adenine(1518)-N(6)/adenine(1519)-N(6))-dimethyltransferase RsmA has product MASRNRVNAAVATKPAKPPKFGQNFLTDRGTAEKIVAALGDIAGATVVEIGPGRGVLTTLVANQSARVIAIELDRVLAAQLRMKYSGWPNVEIIEGDILKIDLRTVLGPRPGALAGLAPAPPPKVQLIGNIPYYITSDILLRLFSYSAHFDRIVIMVQQEVADRIAAKPGGKEYGLLSATSQLYAKVEKLFTVPPDAFAPPPKVHSGVLRLTVSPQFQRLQVLESEFIDFLKLSFGQKRKTLVNNLKARYDAAAVQQALKKAGVRADARSETLPLEKAAAIFRQLRGKELS; this is encoded by the coding sequence GGCAACGAAGCCGGCAAAACCGCCCAAGTTTGGGCAAAATTTTCTTACCGACCGCGGCACGGCTGAAAAGATTGTTGCCGCCCTCGGCGACATCGCCGGCGCCACCGTGGTCGAGATCGGCCCCGGCCGGGGTGTTCTCACTACTCTGGTGGCCAACCAGAGCGCCCGGGTCATCGCCATCGAACTCGACCGCGTCCTCGCCGCGCAATTGCGAATGAAATACAGCGGCTGGCCGAATGTCGAGATCATCGAGGGCGACATCCTGAAAATCGATCTCCGCACCGTGCTGGGCCCCCGCCCCGGAGCCCTCGCCGGCCTGGCGCCCGCGCCGCCGCCGAAAGTGCAGTTGATCGGCAATATCCCCTACTACATCACCTCCGACATCCTGCTGCGGTTGTTCAGCTACAGCGCGCATTTTGACCGCATCGTAATCATGGTGCAGCAGGAGGTCGCGGACAGGATCGCGGCCAAACCGGGCGGAAAAGAGTATGGGCTGCTGTCGGCAACTTCGCAGCTGTATGCCAAGGTCGAGAAGCTGTTCACGGTCCCGCCGGACGCCTTCGCTCCGCCCCCCAAAGTGCACTCCGGAGTTCTGCGGCTTACGGTGTCGCCGCAATTTCAGCGGCTGCAGGTGCTGGAGAGCGAGTTCATCGATTTCTTGAAGCTGTCGTTTGGGCAAAAGCGCAAGACGCTGGTCAATAACCTGAAGGCGCGTTACGACGCGGCCGCTGTCCAGCAGGCGCTCAAGAAAGCGGGCGTACGTGCCGATGCCCGAAGTGAAACCCTGCCCCTGGAAAAAGCAGCGGCAATCTTTCGGCAGCTGCGCGGCAAAGAGCTATCGTAG
- a CDS encoding DUF6600 domain-containing protein, protein MRTMIRAVSLLLLLLGGIVFAPWAMADSQVRIVRLSLVDGPVQVDRGGGDGFQKAIMNMPITQGMKLSTQDEGRAEVEFEDGTTMRLAPRTDVEFSSLGLRSSGARLTTVQVNQGTAYFNVRHKGDDDFRVAFANREISLDHNVHFRLDLTTGNPELAVLGGEVELKGDQEHVKIKKNETLTLDVGDAGRYDLAKNITAESYDSWDSDRLNYSSQYASSSYNSRSPYSYGVSDLNYYGSWYSAPGYGMLWQPYGVGYGWDPFYNGAWAWYPGFGYTWVSTYPWGWTPYRYGSWLFVPNFGWAWRPGIWNTWYTVPPVYNAPVYYHAPRPPNPVTVMGGSSAVPHPTVVVNNGTRDPRIVPPVNGFFGGKSMNSTVGGTAPISPLAGTVANSPRTTAPVSGTGIAAPGSPVPMHGRHSEMRMDRIERGASPAFRPAPGPHMEHRAAPIQHSAPAPIQRSAPAVRSAPTAPASGGGHGSGGSGHGSSSGRSQR, encoded by the coding sequence ATGCGAACAATGATCCGAGCGGTGTCTTTGCTCCTGCTGTTGCTGGGTGGAATCGTGTTCGCTCCCTGGGCCATGGCGGACTCGCAGGTGCGCATTGTGCGCCTGAGCCTGGTGGATGGCCCGGTGCAGGTTGATCGCGGCGGCGGCGACGGTTTTCAAAAAGCTATCATGAACATGCCCATCACGCAGGGCATGAAGCTTTCCACCCAGGATGAGGGCCGCGCCGAGGTTGAGTTTGAAGATGGCACGACGATGCGGCTGGCGCCGCGAACCGACGTCGAATTTTCTTCGCTCGGCCTGCGCTCCTCCGGCGCGCGCCTCACCACCGTGCAGGTGAACCAGGGCACGGCGTACTTCAACGTCCGGCACAAGGGGGACGACGACTTTCGCGTCGCCTTCGCCAACCGCGAAATCAGCCTGGACCACAATGTCCACTTCCGGCTTGACCTCACGACGGGCAATCCCGAGCTGGCGGTCCTTGGCGGGGAAGTGGAGCTGAAGGGTGATCAAGAGCACGTCAAGATCAAGAAGAACGAAACGCTGACGCTCGATGTCGGTGACGCCGGCCGTTACGACCTGGCAAAGAACATCACGGCCGAGAGCTACGATAGCTGGGACAGCGATCGTCTGAACTACTCCAGCCAGTACGCGTCCAGCTCTTATAATTCGCGCTCGCCGTATTCGTACGGCGTCAGCGACCTGAACTATTACGGTTCCTGGTATAGCGCGCCGGGATACGGCATGCTGTGGCAGCCCTACGGGGTCGGGTACGGTTGGGACCCGTTCTACAACGGCGCGTGGGCCTGGTATCCGGGGTTTGGTTACACGTGGGTCTCCACCTATCCGTGGGGCTGGACGCCGTATCGTTACGGTTCGTGGCTGTTCGTCCCGAACTTTGGTTGGGCGTGGCGTCCGGGGATTTGGAACACGTGGTACACGGTGCCTCCGGTGTATAACGCGCCGGTCTACTATCACGCGCCGAGGCCTCCGAATCCAGTGACGGTCATGGGAGGAAGCAGTGCGGTGCCGCACCCGACTGTAGTGGTGAATAACGGAACGCGCGATCCGCGTATTGTTCCGCCGGTGAATGGATTTTTCGGCGGGAAGAGTATGAATTCTACAGTTGGTGGAACAGCGCCGATCTCGCCACTGGCGGGAACCGTTGCGAACTCACCGCGCACCACCGCTCCCGTGAGCGGAACCGGCATTGCAGCGCCGGGCTCTCCAGTACCCATGCATGGCCGGCATTCCGAGATGCGCATGGACCGAATTGAACGAGGCGCTTCGCCGGCATTTCGACCTGCTCCCGGCCCGCACATGGAGCACCGCGCGGCCCCGATTCAACACAGTGCACCCGCCCCGATTCAACGCAGCGCGCCTGCGGTACGGTCTGCGCCAACGGCGCCTGCATCCGGCGGCGGGCACGGCAGCGGAGGCAGTGGACACGGCAGCAGCAGCGGCAGGTCGCAAAGGTAA